The genomic window AGGCATCATACCTCTCAGACCGACGCTCCTCCAAGACAGTCTTTCGAAGCTCGACCAGCGATGCGTTCGTGTCTTGCCCTTTGGCGTCAATTTGCCTAAGTGCACCAAACACCGCCTTGAAGTTGGTCGAGAGGAAGCCGGTCAGTTCCGGCATCCCCCGCCTCATGATTTCGCTCGCCGTCGTACTTGCAATTTCAGCCTCGGCAAGTGCCTTGGCTTCGAAAGCGACATACGATGGCTTTGAAAAAACAGGGTGCTTCCAGACGTAAAGATCCGGGACAAGCCGGCGAAGAAATGGTGCGTCCTGGACGACGACAGTGGCCAAATATCGCAGGAGGTCGACGAACGCACGACCGGCCttgtcatcttcctcaCGACTGGAGTCAGAGAGCTCCACTTCGCTGTCAGGATAGTGTCAGTTTATCCATCCCTCATAAATCTCATGGAGGGAAACACGTACGCGTTGTCCAGCCATGGAAAGACCTGATCAGCCAACTCCTTCGGCACGTGGATGTCCCGAGAAAGGTGGTAAGCACCTTTTTTCTTCGGGAAGCCAGCAAGGACCCTCATGGCTTTGAGAGGAAAGTGGCTGAGGTAGGTGGTTTCCATCACGCCCGTACACCACCGGCCATGCCTCGCGATCTCCTCCTCTGGCGCTCCGCCCTGTTCGGCCAGCTGCGCTCCCCACTTTCGAGACGTGTGAGTGGAGGCTTTGCAATGGATATCGCAAGCTAACAAAGCTTGGCGAACAGAAGCGTTTAGGGTAGCATATTTGAGGCGAGAGTGATTGGTTTGGGGGGTCACGAAGAGAGGTATTGGGTACCAGTCACGGCGGCTTTTCatggaagggaaggaggtGTTCGAGTTGGGGAAGTCCTCTCCACTGAAGTGGAACCTAGAGAAGTCATCAGAATTGATGTCTTAGGGTTACACGCCAAATCGTATCCTTACCTTGCGAACAACATGAGTGCCAGGAAAGATACTGGGCATTGATCCACATGTTTATTTCTCAGCAAACTCGCGTACTGAACTTTTCCCTCATGATTGGTTTTCCCCTCCCTTATAGTGATAACAACCCCATAACATGGGGTAGGGCCCTCGTCTGGGAAGTGCTTAAGCGAGAGGGAGGCGAGGGTGGTCTTAAGTTGGTCGCCAGCACGGAGGAGTCCGTAGATACCTATGGCTTGTGCCGTAAGGTCGCGCAAAGCCTTGAAGGTGTTTCGGTGGAGGTAATGCAGGAAAATTCTCTTCATGTTCTCGACTGTGCCGATGCCATCATAGTACAAATCTAAATGAGAAGCATGGGCAGCGTCACATAGAAAGCATTGAAACAAGACTCGCCATCACCCATATCCTCGAAATTGAGTATACGGCGAGCATTTCGCACACGGTCGATCGCGCGTAAAATCGAGTTGACGGCCTTTGTGCGGGGCGTCGGAAAGCTATTCATCCCCATAGCTTTCTGACACTCCCAAAGATTAACAAGAGCAGCAACGTAGCCTAGGATTGAACTAGACGACTGGCTACAGGCGAGTAAGCGCTGTAAACCAGCGTCTACTTTGTTCGTCAGTTTCTAGTTTCTGCAGGCCACAGCAGATTACGAACCCGCATCGTCATAGCCAAGCTCCTTGCGAAGCTTGACGAACTCCTCTACGTTGTTGACCTCGGCCATCAACTGCGTTCGCTCTTCCGAGGTGAATTCTTTCGAAGCAAattcatcctcttcattgTGACTTTGCATTGCTTGGTCGTTTTCCACTTGTTTATCTTTGACGGCAGGATGTGGTTCGTTAGGTTGACCTGGGCACCGATTATTTCGTCTGTCAAAATGAATCGGTGTGGCCATGACATTACTTACGGGAATGGTCATTGGGAAGGCGAAGGATCCAGTCATAGATGTATACGGCCGCATTTGCGGGAGTCACAGTACGTCTGGAAAGTCAGCCCGAATCAACGTTAGACCTGAAGATGGGATACGATTTTGTAGCTCACCCTGTTGAAAAATTCATGTGGTCGCAGAACAGACCCCACTGTTTGTTCTTACCATTGTACTGAAGCTGGACATTCTTCTCAAGGTTGCTTCTGTGAAAGACGGCGATATCTTGCATATTCTGCACGACTCGAGGATCCATGCTGTCTACCGGCTGAAAGTCGTCGCGTCCTTTGGTGCTCTTGGTACGCGGCATATTGAGCTGTGTATGTAAATTTGTTCAATGTGGACGTGATGGGGTGGAAGAAGCGTGGATGAGTTAAGACTCTTAGATTGAGAGACAATGTCAGGGAAAGGAGATGCATAGACGGATATATATTCAGCTCGACGACggaaatgaagaagagtcgAGCCGTCGGGTAGCGATGAATGTAAGTTTCTAATGGAATACATCGTAGTGCTAGTGGAGGGTTAGAAACTGTTTCTAATTTGGGACAAGCGCATTGAAAATCTTGAGTTTACTTAAACCAGTGCATATAGAAATGCCGGAGTAAACTCAAGTTTACTGCAACCTAAGGGCGGGACAGCATTAGAAAATTTCAAAATTATTACGGGGACATGTCCCGAAATATAACCTGTCCCGCGCCCGAGGTTCAATAAAATATATCACCAGGAGAAGCCGCCCGCCGCCGCCGCGGCCGCCGATCGTTGTTTGATATTTGATAACGGAAATACACATCATGGCTTTTTTCTGCTGcggctgctgctgctgcttGACCACCAGCAAGTCCCCCACCAGAACTAAGATGCGCGCATTTTTATCTCGACTCGTTTTGAAACTGATGACTGACTCGATTATTCTAGACAGCATTTTTTTACAACGGGCGGCTCTTTGTACGGCCTCCTTCCCCAAATCCTTTCCCGGAACCCTCCTTTGTTCTGCCACGTGGCGGCCTTCCTATGCTCGCACGCCCAACTTGTGCTGCATACAGCCACCAATGTCAATATCAAGTAAACAAACCAGGCACCGTCAGATGATGTCACCGGGAATCCTATAGTCGGTCCACCCTATCTCTCGTACTAAATATTATACCAAAATAACTAATCGGTTCCAACTCGCAAGTCTTTCTCCCAGCAAGTACATACTACCATAGCCCACAATGACAGGCTTCGGCACTCCATCCGTGGCAGCCGCTGCAACACCAACAGTCATCTCCACCTTCTTTTCTCACATCCTCGCCCACCGTCGCCGCAAGAACGCTTCCAATAAGTCTCTCCAAGCCGGCGGTCCTGGAGGTGGACCAGAGGATCAATTGACTTACGAAGAAGGTCTCCGGGTCGTCAAACGTTTCCTGGAATTTGCAAGTCATCATGGCGTTGAAGAAGTTCAGGCATTCACCGCTATGTGGGTGCCGACGCCCAGTGAGTGCAGCGTGGCCGAATATGAACGTGACTGACACAAATCCGTCATCAGGATGGGTCAAGCGAGACATTATGACTATACCTGATGAAAATATCAAAGAGGCAGAGATTATTCTTGCAAAACATCTTTCGACGTATGGGCCTCAGCGAGCTGAAGGAGGCGGATTGCAACTTGTAGGGGGAGACAAATGGTGGAGAGTCAGACGGCGCACCCTTGAGGGTGAATGGATAGAGGTGAGCAAGTCATCTGTGGTAACGCAAATAAAAGGCTGACGAATCAAACTCAGCTGCAACAAGATTATCTCAAACGTACAGCCAAGAAGGTGGCCGCTGAATCTAGCGCTGCGGCAGACTTGGCATCTCCAGCATCCATAACAGCTTCCGGTAGGAGTAACATGAGATATATGCCACACAAAAGGGCTACAGTAGGTAATGTCGTAGACAATGCTGGAGGGGAAGTGCTTGATGACCGTGTCATCATGTACATCCATGGTATGTCTATCACTTGAAGAATCTTGTGCACGCAGCGAAGTTGACACACCGCTAGGCGGTGcatttttcttctcttcccttgAAACTCATCGATATCAAGTCCAACGACATGCTCGAAAGGCTGGTGCTCGCGCTTTCTGCCCAGCTTACAGGCTCTCTCCCCAATACCCTTTCGTACGTGATCCCTCACCCTTCCCAATGCTCTTTGCTGACATATATCCCAGCCATGTGGTCTTCTCGACTGTCTCGCAGCTTACCTTTACCTCATAtcccctcctccctctGCTCCCCATCAACCCATACTTCCAACCAACATCGTTTTCTCCGGTGACTCGGCAGGTGCTGGGATGGTCATCTCCCTTCTGGTGCTTATCAGGGAGATGGGATTGCCCATGCCGGCTGGTGCGAGCTTGATTAGCCCGTGGGTGGATTTGACTCATAGCATGCCGAGTATTGGGGGTTGGGATGGAGGGGATTTTATTCCTTCTTCTGGGTGAGAACTTGGTTAAGCACATCGGAAGAGTGATTAGCTGACGATCTATTAGTTTTCATTACAAACCTAGTTGCGCATGGCCACCTTTGCCAGGAGATGGTATAGATGTAACAATGCCTGATGGGTCTGTCACCCGATACGACGAGCAGATCCAGATGTATTGGTAGGCAAACCAATCTTCATGGTCAGGAATGGCTTTTCGCTGATTTTTCTGTAGCCCCAACAAT from Cryptococcus gattii WM276 chromosome E, complete sequence includes these protein-coding regions:
- a CDS encoding transposable element- crypton-Cn1, putative (Similar to TIGR gene model, INSD accession AAW41027.1), giving the protein MPRTKSTKGRDDFQPVDSMDPRVVQNMQDIAVFHRSNLEKNVQLQYNGKNKQWGLFCDHMNFSTGRTVTPANAAVYIYDWILRLPNDHSRQPNEPHPAVKDKQVENDQAMQSHNEEDEFASKEFTSEERTQLMAEVNNVEEFVKLRKELGYDDADAGLQRLLACSQSSSSILGYVAALVNLWECQKAMGMNSFPTPRTKAVNSILRAIDRVRNARRILNFEDMGDDLYYDGIGTVENMKRIFLHYLHRNTFKALRDLTAQAIGIYGLLRAGDQLKTTLASLSLKHFPDEGPTPCYGVVITIREGKTNHEGKVQYASLLRNKHVDQCPVSFLALMLFARFHFSGEDFPNSNTSFPSMKSRRDWYPIPLFVTPQTNHSRLKYATLNASVRQALLACDIHCKASTHTSRKWGAQLAEQGGAPEEEIARHGRWCTGVMETTYLSHFPLKAMRVLAGFPKKKGAYHLSRDIHVPKELADQVFPWLDNAEVELSDSSREEDDKAGRAFVDLLRYLATVVVQDAPFLRRLVPDLYVWKHPVFSKPSYVAFEAKALAEAEIASTTASEIMRRGMPELTGFLSTNFKAVFGALRQIDAKGQDTNASLVELRKTVLEERRSERYDALLAGIGDAFYTIARDLRHKGPSGAPTDPSTSTVAASSSVATTSSLATSPSLATSTSHAVSIAPPQLLVLSMDRTVRDVKELWDEYIVGRNGRLPVREMSQRPEFRKNEKERRMFNRRRPIFDSIKDIASKRGMSESEAAGLVEAFRVQKGYELNKLSEKIQDHIRKREL